A window of Pseudophryne corroboree isolate aPseCor3 chromosome 1, aPseCor3.hap2, whole genome shotgun sequence genomic DNA:
gctgaagtgatcacagcggctgagtaagttctgagctactcagaaactgcacaaactatttttgcaccactcagctgcacatgcgatcgcacccatgcacagcaaatatacactccccagtcggtggcgactatgcatttgcacggctgcaaaaagtagctagcgagcgatcaactcggaatgacccccttagtgctgtatcaccaggcacaggagagtgggatacagggagacttaaccccgcttccaggatgcatcaatacgttagtgaatgctGAGTGAACACAGActcccaagtgaacaccgacgcaccagtcacacagccgcctatgctgcaactgggtcctttagatacacagcgtctcagacagaagcgggaaatcagttcatggcgggagactcagaggaaactggtcatgaaccggggggagggcaaGTCACCAGGTAACGAAAGCCGGGACTGAACAAAACAGCGCCTGGGAACAACTAACAATAAAAAGCACACAATATAGACAATACATTAGCATGTTAAAATTAAACGTAGACTCTCAGAATCATTAATGTGTTGTTAGAACCTAGTTTAAAAATATCAAAAGATTTTaccagggttaatacatttctttatcatttctccacggttaatacatctgctcctttaTCTCCAGGCTTACCATGCTGTCCCTGGGCTGGCTGATTTCAAGTCTGcacttcacctggttttaatcagctagagaacctgtgtaatccatgagtgcttagatttaaagggatagtatggaaagcctatttatctttctccactttatctctctccaaggcttagaacatctgcCCCATGTCACAGAAATGTATTTAGACACTTATGGAGCTGACAGGAGACACTAATGATTTGCACCCATACCTGTAACTCCTCCTCCTGAGCCCTAGATAGGGGAGGGACAGAGCAGGTCACATGTGAGGCAGGCCCTATAAAAGCCAGGGTGCcctgaggcagggagcagcagtcaGGAAGGAGCCAGGAGGTTGTGCAGAGCTCAGGATATTGGAATACAGGTAAGATGCTGGAACACCATCTAATCATTACCATTTGATGGCTGCAAACATTGGAATGCTGCCATTGAATAGTAGATGTAAGGGAACAATTGATGGTCTGTAACCATTAGGCAGTTATGTCTATCCCTGAATGACTGCTGCCTTCTGTGCTCTTACATGTGTGTATCTTATGTTTCCTAGGTGGCTGACTGTCAATATGGCAGAGACAGTAGAGCAGCAGGTAAGTACAGTGTGGTGACACTACTGTATAGGTGAGGCTGGAGAATGGTAATGTGAATGCCTGTAGTGTCCGTCACATCACATGTCTTGTATTGGGAGTCCTGACCTTATTGTGTCTCCACCTCCATCAccctcctcactgctcctccccagtCTACCTAATATCTACACTTAATATCTGGGGTGGTATGCTTGTTCACCTCACGCCCTCTGCAGTTAGTAGTGTGCTCCTCTAAACTAGCTTCCCAAACTCTATTacactccaggttttaaggatatataTGCTTGAGCCTAGATGATGAAAtcaaatggactgaagtactaattaagtcagaagtactaattaagtcacctgtggtcaagcatggctattcttaaaacctggactgtaactgCAGACTCTAGGAAACTGCTCTAACCCATACTCTTAGTGCAGTTCAGGAGTATTGTATGTAACCTCAGCACAGGATGGCGTATATTGGTTCATGTTACCCAGAGTAATAGTGGTGGTCTACAAACCCTTCTAACCGTGCAACTAGATCTTGCATGTGCATTGTTTGCTGCAGTCCCTGATTAATCAACTGAGCCACCTGGAGTCCTTATATTACTGGTCCTAGTAACCTGTGTACTACACAACTGCTGCATCTCAACCTCACACTTGTGTTTAAAATCAAACCAAAATGCCAATGTTATAGGTGACAACTGAAAACACTAAATGTGCGCCCTGAGCCCTGTCCCCAGGTGTAGCCTCCTGGTCTGCTCAGAGAGGAACACAGCTGTACGGTATTGGACTAACTCTGGCTGTTTCTCCTGTAGAATGTTGTGGTCAGGTTGATCAACCTCCCCTTGGTGAGCTCAACGTATGACATGGTGTCTTCTGCCTATATCCGCACCAAAGATAACCACTCCTACTTGAAATCTGTGTGCAATGTAGCGGAGAGAAGTGTGAAGACCATCACATCTGTAGCTGTGACCAGCACCAGGCCAATCCTGCAGAGACTGGATCCTCAGAGTAGGTTTTGAGACTTTCTGCTGTGTCTGGAAACTCTTTAAGGATGACACTTGCCAatgcttggggagagataaagtaacaaactGGCTTcagtgtttttgtttttcttaaaaTATCCTGGTaatgagctgattagctggtactgtcTCCAAGCTATGATAAATACCCCTCCAAATATTAGCTCCAGTCAGTTATCACATGAAATATTGACTCCCCTGTACCATCTCACATTCTGGAAAGACTTGTCACTATCTGACAACCTAGTATGTCCTTAACTTGTACATACAATAAGTACTCGGTATTCTGCTTGTCGTCAGTTGCTGATAATTACCTCTTAAATTGTTTTTTTCTTACAATGAGGAGAGAACTAGATTTAGTTGGTGTAGCAGTAAAACACTGACttagtcttgtatgttgtaaagaaGAGCAAGTGTTCATCAACATCACTATCTTCTGCCATGCGAAGAACAAGCCATCTTGCATCCGCTTAGCATAGAAAGTAGGTTAAATATTGTCTGTTCTAGACTAGGTATGGCCATAGCTGGGTTATGTTACCATTGGTGGGTAACATTGATGGTATATAACAATTGATTAATGAAAAAGATTCAGGGACTCTGTACCATTGATGGTGGAGAGCCATTAGATCTCTAACTTTGATTTACAATCACTGATGGCCAACCTCCTTTAGATGCTTGGTGCTCTGATCTTGGTGCAATGTTCTATTAATGAAAAAATATCTGGGTTTTGTTTTTCTTTGTCAAACCCTTCAGTTGCCCTGGCTAACAACATTGCATGTATAGGATTGGATAAGATTGAGGTGAAGCTGCCCATTCTCTATCAGCCTACTGACAAGGTAACTGTACAGCCCAACAGCTATAACTGACTATCCTACACATAGGATAACAGGGTAACACAGGTGTGTTGTATAAATGTTATTTGCAGTACCTGTGTCCTCTAGGTGGTCTCCACTGCCTCTGAGGCAGTTCTTGGTGCTAAGGATGTGGTCGTACAGAGTATATCGGGAGTAGTTGGCAGAACTAAGGGAGCTGTGCAGGATGGTGTAGAGATGACCAAGGCTGCTGTGAATGGGGGCATTAGCACCGTTATGGGGAGCCGTGTAGCGCAGATGGTGAGCAACCGTGTGGACACTGCACTGACTACATCGGAGAGTCTCCTGGAACAATACCTGCCACCCACAGATGAAGAGCTGGGTAAGCTGGAGCTGATGTGAGCAGTATGTTCATGAACAAACACTTGGCCTACTGGACCACAAAGTATAACTATAGTCTTACAACTCTTACTAGGCCACTGATAGGCCAGCTGTAAAAGCTAAAACAGAAACTTTAAATGGATTCATTGTATTTTAAGCTTCTATATATTTCTCTTCAGCTAAGGAAGCAACAAAAACGGAGGGGTTTGAAGTGGCAGCCAGAAAGCCAAGTTACTACGTTCGCTTGGGGTCGCTCTCTACCAAGGCCCGTAAACGTGCTTATCAGCAAGCCCTGACACGAGTGATGGAGGTCAAATGCCGGAGCCAGGAGGCCATGGCTCCGCTGCAGAACACCGTTGATCTGGTCAGTTGCAGATTTATAACCATGGCCACCACCTGTCCAGTATCACTATCTCTGTCCTACATATAGCTGCAAAGGACTACAGTATTTCTTTCTAAGAAGCAACATCTAGAATCTTGCTCAAGGTGAAGAAATGAGCTCAAACTTCCCTTGTCTGGTTGTAGCAGATGTGACTGTGCTAGGCTGGGCTTCCCCTAACATGGTTGCATCTGAGGTGTCCAACGCCCAGTGGGTGGCTGCCAGAAGTCTATATTCCAGCAGCCGTTAATCTTGGCGAGATTGCCTGGCCCATTTGCATCCTTTGTTTCTCCCCAGTGTCTCAAACACTGCTTTATGCAGTGATGGGGCAGCACCGCCACCTGGTGGTGGCAGAGGTACCACTGCTGGGAAAGCGTACAAAGCAGCACCTCCACTTCCCCAGTGTTAAACATCCAGCAGCTGCCAGGACATGGGAACACCGCTGCCTTCTACAGCATTCACCTATGAGCATTGATTATTAGGATttgtttttatataatttttaatgAATCTTATGAAATCCCATATTGATACAAGGCCACTGATAACTTCAAGTTCATGCATAGTATACCATAAAAATTGCTATAGAATttgattgtgtgtatatatactttatcataTAATGAATGTCTTTGCCTAATGCAATCATAAAAAAATCTGCGTTTTTGAATATTGTGCAGTTTAAGTGATTAAAGGATTATCTTTTTAGATTGAATTTGCAAGAAAGAACATGAATAGTGCCAATCGGAAAATCCATGATGCTCAGGATAGGATGTACCACACGTGGGTGGAATGGACTAAAAGCACAGGACAGCAAGCTAGTGGGGAGGCTGAGAGCGCAGAGGTAAGCCCCACTAATGGTATCAAGTACTGAATAGGTAACGCATAGAAATACTATTATGATGCAACATGTATTTTTTTTTCAGCAAATTGAATCACGCACTTTGACTATTGCCTGGCATCTGACTCTACAACTGCAAACCACCTGTCTCTCCCTGGTGACCGGTGTCCAAGGCCTTCCACAGAACATCCAGAGCAAGGCTCAGAACATCAGCATCATGGCTACCGAGGTCTATCAGAACTTCCATTCTGCCTCCTCCATCAGAGACATGTCTGACGGCCTCTTAGCCACCAGCAAGGAGCAATTCACAAAGATGAAGAGTTCTATGGATGACGTCATGGATTACTTGGTTAATAACACGCCACTAAACTGGCTGGTCGGACCTTTTTACCCACAGACTGCTGGCTGCCCACATGGGGAGGAAGAAGCTGATGTGACAGACTCTGAAAATAGTGACGATTGACCGCACTTCAGTCTAGAGTCAATTTGTACTAAATTCACTTAAGTGGGCTATCACCGATGTGTAGTGGCAAATGTTTCATGTAGCTTTACTGTATACTCTCGCTAGTATTTTTACACAAATGCTGCTAAGTTAAACCTGTATTAATTGTTTCATCCACCAGTCAATTATGTTGTGCACTTTTGTATATTAAATATTTCTGCAGTAATGGTTTGTTCATGATGAAGCTTTGTATGCCATATTTAAATTTCAATTCTAGTTTAGTAACAAGATTACTGGACAACACGTTATGTCACTTGGAATGGGGGTAGGGGTGTTGGTAACCAAATATTGCTGGCTTCCTGAGCAGTTCTTTGTGGTGTAAGGGGAATAATCTGCCAGTCAAACAGAAATGTTCTGATATGTCATATCAATCACTGCTATTGAGTGCTCCTCTTTAATATGTAATGGATATCTGAGCAAAATAACTGAACAATTAGGACTTCAGTTTTCTGGTCATAAAAAAATAAATGATTTGTTAGTGGTAAGACTTAAGCAGGAACTGTCATTACACAATTGGGCCTCAGGTCTACAGCCCCTAAAACATTGCGTGCATTCCATAACTTAACAGGTCATGATTCCATTGTACATGCCTGCTCTGTTCCTCAGGGCTCGGCTCATTGGGTCTCCAACAACTAACTTGGCTTGAAACAAAATTAGTGTCTCATTTTAAAATCCAGTTGACCACAACTGAAGTGAGATTTTTCTGAAATACGGCTTCACTAGTGTTGTGCAATAATCTGTCACTGGTTAACCAAATTGGCCAGCCTTGCATAGCTAATATAGCATGCTTGGTCACAATCAACCTGTAAGGTGTATTGATAGAGGGGGAGGGGTCTGCACCCACCAGTGTGAAATAAGTCCGTAAAAATAGTGTTCATTAAAGAAGTCACACTGCTTCAATAACACATCTCACAATACTACCAGGTGTGCTGATAGTAAATAAAATATCTATAAAGGAGATTCATTGGATAATAAAAATGAATTAAGTCAATGATAAAGATGTGGAGGAGAATAGCATGAAAAATTGTAGCAAACAAAGATTAACAAGAAGAAAATGTCAATGGACTGATATGTTGGTCACTGCAGTGACACAGTTTTAGTGTTTCCCATTCCAAAGCTCCTGCTCTGGTGGTATCCCAATGTCTTGTAACTTTTTTTCCCTCTCAAAATCCCCACCCTCCAGTTTGCCCTGAGTTGTTTCATGCCTCTTGGGTTCTGGTTGTGGTGGGTTTTGTAGTGGTGAGAGGTTGTGGGTCTCTACCGCTTTCCTTATATTACATATGTGCTCCACAATGTGGATTTTGAGTCTGCAGATTGTCCTTCCTATGTATTGCAAGCCGCATGAAAACATGTAAATGATACCTGTGCTGTCACATGTTCTTTGATTTGATAGGTTTCATTAGTGCTGTTTGATGTAAATGTGGTCACTCTTTTGGTCATGGTTGATCCTGTTCTGCAACGGTTACAAGTGCTGCAGTCGTGGAAACTTCCTCCTTGCAGTAGTGTCATGGGGTTGGGTTCACGTGACCAGCAGTCGGAGACCACCAGGTTCCCAGCTTTTAGAtgtccactggggggggggtgtcaagcgcaaagagagccccttgtgggcttgccataggttctattaccactctatgggtgttggacacccacgagagggaatagtccctgttggtcaacaTGCCAACTGTTGATTGtgagggatcccggtgttggtatttgtgaccgctggtcacaacTGCATCCTGTGTCATGTTCATAGTCCTCTGTTTACCAGTTTCTCTCAGGTGGTTTTTCACTAATTGTTTCAGGCCTGGGGCCTTTTTGTAGATAATTTTTGGTTTGATCGGTAATGTCTGATAATGCTTCATCCTCTAGAAGTATGTGCTAATTATTAAGAATCCTCTGGAGAGTTGCTTTGTGTCTGTTGTGTTATGAAACAGGTCTTGTAGGTATCACTCCTCTCTCCTAAGGTTTTCTCTttcagtaaagtttttttttttttgggaagccTTTTCCACTGCTTcctctttggttttgttttttggtCTCAGAATTGTTAGTTTTGTGCTTTGTTATTGATAATGTTTGAGTTGTGTGCAGTGGTTTCTGATCCTTGTGAATTTAACTTTGTGGGGATGCTAAGTAAACTGTTAGGGTGGTGGCTGCTTGATAAGATGTAGCTATTTACGTCCACTGACTTCTAGTATGTTTTGGTGTGCACTTGTTGGTCCTCGCTGAATATTGTGATGTCCAAGAAATTCACCTCAGTTTGGCTGTACTGAGTTGTGAATATCAGGTTATTGTTACTGGAGGAATTGCTTCAATATAGTCTCGTCTCGAGACGAAGAGATATCACACATATATCTCCACCAGAGGACTAGATTTGTGCCAAAGCCATAGTTGGACCAGATGTTTGTCTTCCCAATAGCTCATAAATAGATTGGCATAGCTAGGCGCAAATCTAGTCCCCATCTGTTGTCTGATAGTAGTACTGATTCCCAAACCATAGGTATTTGTGCTCAAGTATGTATTTAATGCCACCCAGGATGAATTGTACTTGGTCCGGTGGTAGAGTGGTGTCTTTTTGCAAGAAATCTTGTGGCCTTTATCCCTTGTTTGTGGTCAAGTACTGTGTAGAGTGATGTCATATCACTAGTGCACAACCACAGTCCTTCCTCCCATTTGTTTTTTTGTAGGGTTTGTAGTATGCTTGTGGTATCTTGTATGTAAGATCTTTGTAGTTTACAAATGGTTGGAGAAATATGTTAATGTATTTGGACAGATTGTGCCAGATATCAATTCCATATCATCCAATCGGCATCCTGGTGGGTCTCTTATGCTTTTAT
This region includes:
- the LOC135055209 gene encoding perilipin-2-like — its product is MAETVEQQNVVVRLINLPLVSSTYDMVSSAYIRTKDNHSYLKSVCNVAERSVKTITSVAVTSTRPILQRLDPQIALANNIACIGLDKIEVKLPILYQPTDKVVSTASEAVLGAKDVVVQSISGVVGRTKGAVQDGVEMTKAAVNGGISTVMGSRVAQMVSNRVDTALTTSESLLEQYLPPTDEELAKEATKTEGFEVAARKPSYYVRLGSLSTKARKRAYQQALTRVMEVKCRSQEAMAPLQNTVDLIEFARKNMNSANRKIHDAQDRMYHTWVEWTKSTGQQASGEAESAEQIESRTLTIAWHLTLQLQTTCLSLVTGVQGLPQNIQSKAQNISIMATEVYQNFHSASSIRDMSDGLLATSKEQFTKMKSSMDDVMDYLVNNTPLNWLVGPFYPQTAGCPHGEEEADVTDSENSDD